One genomic region from Streptomyces venezuelae encodes:
- a CDS encoding S1 family peptidase, which yields MHALRPRTAQMTCLLATATALAAGLVSAGPAVALHGPEAPAGQHAYTVKLNIGDETNSRGCTGTLVDASWVLTAASCFGATPGAEVPAGKPALKTVVTLGDARTVEVSELAPRADRDVVLARLATPATGIAGVKRATTAPATGAELTAAGFGRTKTEWAPEKLHTGTFTTDSSTSTTLAVTGKGTDVLCKGDTGGPLLNAAGELVGVNSRSWQGGCLEVPATETRTGAVSARTDDLGEWIDEHRSRTSGWKTATAVQSGNSVYQGIRLPDGSWTGFTDVQSKAGNLGGIRSSAVVGMNGDTHVLAISGSGDLFHTIRKEDGTWGSFGYVFGETGALANLTQVTAVNIGYDLHVVAVADGKVFHTVRNASGHWTRFGDVAGVAGPIGKVTTAAVTSAGGQIQVTAVSGGKAYHTVRNTTGHWVGWGDVAGVLGSTGPVTGVTMAGTGGDAQIVLATDNGTRQYHAIRYADGSWSPLGDLKPILGTVTAKSVAAASVNGEFQLAVTTADDKALHTIRHADRTWDTPVTVPLQGLPAAPGSLAITATWTP from the coding sequence ATGCATGCCCTCCGTCCGCGCACCGCGCAGATGACCTGCCTGCTCGCCACGGCCACCGCGCTCGCCGCGGGGCTGGTGTCGGCCGGACCCGCCGTGGCCCTCCACGGTCCCGAGGCCCCGGCCGGTCAGCACGCGTACACCGTGAAGCTGAACATCGGCGACGAGACGAACAGCCGTGGCTGCACGGGCACGCTCGTCGACGCCTCCTGGGTCCTGACCGCCGCGAGCTGCTTCGGCGCCACGCCGGGCGCCGAGGTCCCGGCCGGGAAGCCGGCCCTCAAGACGGTCGTCACCCTCGGCGACGCGAGGACCGTCGAGGTCAGCGAGCTCGCCCCGCGCGCCGACCGCGACGTTGTGCTTGCCCGCCTGGCCACCCCCGCGACCGGCATCGCGGGCGTCAAGCGCGCCACCACCGCCCCCGCGACCGGGGCCGAGCTGACGGCGGCCGGATTCGGGCGGACCAAGACGGAGTGGGCCCCGGAGAAGCTGCACACCGGCACCTTCACCACCGATTCCAGCACCTCCACCACCCTGGCCGTCACCGGCAAGGGCACCGACGTCCTGTGCAAGGGCGACACCGGCGGACCGCTCCTCAACGCCGCCGGCGAACTCGTCGGCGTCAACTCCCGCTCCTGGCAGGGCGGCTGCCTCGAAGTCCCCGCCACGGAGACCCGTACGGGCGCCGTCTCCGCCCGCACCGACGACCTGGGCGAGTGGATCGACGAGCACCGTTCGCGGACCTCCGGCTGGAAGACGGCCACCGCCGTACAGTCCGGAAACAGCGTCTACCAGGGCATCCGGCTGCCCGACGGTTCCTGGACCGGCTTCACCGACGTCCAGTCCAAGGCGGGGAACCTCGGCGGCATCCGCTCCTCCGCCGTCGTCGGCATGAACGGCGACACCCACGTCCTGGCCATCAGCGGCAGCGGCGATCTGTTCCACACCATCCGCAAGGAGGACGGTACGTGGGGCTCGTTCGGCTACGTCTTCGGCGAGACCGGCGCCCTGGCCAACCTCACCCAGGTGACCGCCGTCAACATCGGCTACGACCTCCACGTCGTCGCCGTCGCCGACGGCAAGGTCTTCCACACCGTCCGCAATGCCTCCGGACACTGGACCCGCTTCGGTGACGTGGCGGGCGTCGCCGGACCGATCGGCAAGGTCACGACCGCGGCCGTGACCAGCGCGGGCGGACAGATCCAGGTCACCGCCGTCAGCGGCGGCAAGGCCTACCACACCGTCCGCAACACCACCGGCCACTGGGTCGGATGGGGCGACGTCGCCGGCGTCCTCGGCTCCACCGGCCCCGTCACCGGGGTCACCATGGCCGGCACCGGCGGCGACGCGCAGATCGTCCTCGCCACCGACAACGGCACCCGCCAGTACCACGCCATCCGCTATGCCGACGGCTCCTGGTCGCCCCTCGGTGACCTGAAGCCCATCCTCGGCACCGTCACCGCCAAGTCCGTGGCCGCGGCCTCCGTCAACGGCGAGTTCCAGCTGGCCGTCACCACGGCCGACGACAAGGCGCTGCACACCATCCGTCACGCCGACCGCACCTGGGACACCCCCGTCACGGTCCCCCTCCAGGGTCTGCCGGCCGCCCCGGGCAGCCTCGCCATCACCGCCACCTGGACCCCGTGA
- a CDS encoding ALF repeat-containing protein, with translation MTDRSRSRRRRGTGISGLALGLTLSLLGSTWAESAAAAEVGLPTDARAQVLDAWHLGGRAVRAEAEAALVGGDENLKAFLDTGLVRARTEDERVAVLAMLNYAGPGVRAAVQRALSGSDVELHVFVTEGYKNPLNDDRRAAVLNILGTGGKAITREANKALDDGSPTVLEAFLKTGQHKAREEDERAAAFTMLNDAGPNLTQAVNRALDGTAADISRLLEKDQYLARARDQESLTIGQLVEQAESAGRRAREATQAAKDASERAEAASAEAKKAALKAAAESAQAQSDSVKASRAAGRAADAAQGAADAARTAISASRTAISAAKTAASAAQAAAGAAAAASKASVRARDAASAASQDASQAGAASEAAKTARDTAKMARRAADAAKAAADAGVSAQQSSEAAARAGQNAAASAEAAADAAAASGVSQAQADRARQAANLARSAANTATLAADRAGKLAARAATEARAAGAAASSAAVHADAAAAAAEEAAAHAGQAVDWANKATANANAAIAAAEDAGRAVEQAKGIAQLARDTEAAELAEERALAIEVAKEFKAEESRYLALTQKNQAQEQSTTLETKDLLNRASTEPDEAKAASLGRKAALNLMDSSGVWTRQAAQEALTTDDEGVVGWAKEGYTDAAQLDDREKVLTLAKLNRVVLSEAAQRTLESDDPQAVTNFLVNGARDVQADDYRAAVLKSLNGAGKAVTAAANAALDNGSIQALHKFLLVDHSIAKTEDDRAATLAALKDAGPNVEAAAQAALEGPQWMVQQFVDYAYYKAQEADRDTATHVESVSAQISAAARIAATAYQDAAEASEAAALARKAGEEAVMWATKASKSAQDARSFADEAAASSRAADKSAAEAQVSANTAASAAASARTASRQANYSANQAAQSARDAVASAASAQASADLAHAAQLAAGKSADEARAARDEAQQVAEQKRRDEITVEAAKAAESARQNEANNVDPADTPANDSIVMGPTEAEEKASAARTATQMATISAGLGGAAIAVAFVPGLQPLAAGLAGASLVFAGISTLYNGKAYGWKSKQFVTGVGGMALSIGLGGVGSLAASMAVTNTGKAAVSGINNAASTLVGWFTR, from the coding sequence ATGACTGACAGAAGTCGCTCGAGACGGCGACGCGGTACCGGCATATCAGGGCTCGCCCTGGGCCTGACGCTGAGCCTGCTCGGCTCGACATGGGCCGAATCCGCCGCCGCGGCCGAAGTGGGCCTGCCCACGGACGCGCGCGCACAGGTCCTCGACGCCTGGCACCTCGGCGGCCGCGCGGTACGCGCGGAAGCGGAGGCCGCGCTCGTCGGCGGCGACGAGAACCTCAAGGCCTTCCTCGACACGGGCCTGGTCCGCGCCCGCACCGAGGACGAACGCGTCGCCGTCCTGGCGATGCTCAACTACGCCGGCCCGGGCGTACGGGCGGCGGTCCAGCGCGCGCTCTCCGGTTCGGACGTCGAACTGCACGTCTTCGTGACGGAGGGCTACAAGAACCCCCTGAACGACGACCGCAGGGCCGCGGTGCTCAACATCCTGGGGACCGGTGGGAAGGCGATCACCCGCGAGGCCAACAAGGCGCTCGACGACGGCTCCCCCACGGTCCTCGAAGCCTTCCTCAAGACGGGCCAGCACAAGGCCCGCGAGGAGGACGAGCGCGCCGCGGCCTTCACCATGCTCAACGACGCCGGGCCGAACCTGACCCAGGCCGTCAACCGGGCCCTCGACGGAACCGCGGCCGACATCAGCCGGCTGCTGGAGAAAGACCAGTACCTGGCCCGGGCGCGCGACCAGGAATCGCTGACGATCGGCCAGCTGGTGGAGCAGGCCGAGAGCGCGGGGCGCCGGGCCCGTGAGGCCACGCAGGCGGCCAAGGACGCCTCCGAGCGAGCCGAGGCGGCATCCGCCGAGGCCAAGAAGGCAGCCCTGAAGGCGGCCGCGGAGAGCGCCCAGGCACAGTCCGACTCCGTCAAGGCGTCACGCGCCGCCGGACGCGCGGCCGACGCGGCGCAGGGCGCCGCCGACGCGGCCCGGACGGCGATCTCGGCCTCGCGGACGGCGATCTCCGCCGCCAAGACGGCGGCCTCCGCCGCCCAGGCCGCGGCCGGCGCGGCGGCTGCCGCGTCGAAGGCCTCGGTCCGCGCCCGCGACGCCGCCTCCGCGGCGTCCCAGGACGCCTCCCAGGCCGGCGCCGCCAGCGAGGCCGCCAAGACGGCCCGTGACACGGCGAAGATGGCCCGCAGGGCGGCGGACGCCGCCAAGGCGGCCGCCGACGCGGGTGTCTCGGCCCAGCAGTCGAGCGAGGCCGCGGCGCGCGCCGGGCAGAACGCGGCCGCCTCCGCCGAGGCCGCGGCCGACGCCGCCGCGGCCTCCGGCGTCTCCCAGGCGCAGGCCGATCGCGCCAGGCAGGCCGCGAACCTCGCCCGGTCCGCCGCCAACACCGCGACGCTCGCGGCCGACCGGGCGGGGAAGCTCGCCGCCCGCGCCGCGACCGAGGCACGGGCGGCGGGAGCCGCCGCCAGCAGTGCCGCCGTGCATGCCGACGCCGCCGCGGCGGCCGCCGAGGAGGCGGCCGCCCACGCCGGACAGGCGGTGGACTGGGCCAACAAGGCCACGGCGAACGCCAACGCGGCCATCGCGGCCGCCGAGGACGCCGGCCGAGCGGTGGAGCAGGCCAAGGGGATCGCCCAGCTCGCCCGCGACACCGAGGCCGCCGAGCTCGCCGAGGAGCGCGCGCTGGCCATCGAGGTGGCCAAGGAGTTCAAGGCCGAGGAGAGCCGGTACCTGGCCCTGACCCAGAAGAACCAGGCCCAGGAGCAGTCGACCACCCTGGAGACCAAGGACCTGCTGAACCGGGCGAGCACCGAGCCCGACGAGGCCAAGGCCGCCTCCCTCGGCCGCAAGGCCGCGCTCAACCTGATGGACTCCTCGGGAGTCTGGACGCGCCAGGCGGCGCAGGAGGCACTGACCACCGACGACGAAGGCGTGGTCGGCTGGGCGAAGGAGGGGTACACCGACGCGGCGCAGCTCGACGACCGGGAGAAGGTCCTCACGCTGGCCAAGCTCAACAGGGTCGTCCTCTCGGAGGCCGCGCAGCGGACCCTGGAGAGCGACGACCCGCAAGCCGTGACCAACTTCCTGGTCAACGGCGCCAGGGACGTGCAGGCGGACGACTACCGCGCGGCCGTGCTGAAGTCCCTGAACGGCGCCGGCAAGGCGGTGACCGCGGCCGCCAACGCCGCGCTGGACAACGGCAGCATCCAGGCTCTGCACAAGTTCCTGCTCGTCGACCACTCCATCGCGAAGACCGAGGACGACCGCGCGGCGACGCTGGCCGCGCTGAAGGATGCCGGGCCCAATGTGGAGGCCGCGGCCCAGGCTGCCCTCGAGGGCCCGCAGTGGATGGTGCAGCAGTTCGTCGACTACGCCTACTACAAGGCTCAGGAGGCGGACCGGGACACCGCGACCCACGTGGAGTCCGTCAGCGCGCAGATCAGCGCGGCGGCGCGGATCGCCGCGACCGCCTACCAGGACGCCGCGGAGGCTTCCGAGGCGGCCGCCCTGGCCCGCAAGGCGGGCGAGGAAGCCGTGATGTGGGCGACGAAGGCGTCCAAGTCGGCGCAGGACGCGCGCTCGTTCGCGGACGAGGCGGCCGCCTCGTCCAGGGCCGCCGACAAGTCCGCCGCGGAGGCGCAGGTATCGGCGAACACCGCGGCGTCGGCGGCGGCGTCCGCGCGTACCGCGAGCCGTCAGGCCAACTACTCGGCCAACCAGGCAGCCCAGTCGGCCCGGGACGCGGTGGCCTCGGCCGCCAGTGCCCAGGCCTCCGCCGATCTCGCGCACGCCGCCCAGCTCGCCGCCGGAAAGAGCGCCGACGAGGCCAGGGCCGCGCGGGACGAGGCCCAGCAGGTCGCCGAGCAGAAGCGCAGGGACGAGATCACCGTCGAGGCCGCGAAGGCGGCCGAGTCGGCTCGTCAGAACGAGGCGAACAACGTCGACCCGGCCGACACGCCGGCCAACGACAGCATCGTCATGGGCCCGACCGAGGCGGAGGAGAAGGCCTCCGCCGCCAGGACGGCCACGCAGATGGCGACGATCAGCGCGGGCCTCGGCGGGGCCGCGATCGCCGTGGCCTTCGTTCCGGGCCTGCAGCCGCTCGCGGCGGGTCTGGCCGGGGCGTCGCTGGTGTTCGCCGGCATCAGCACGCTCTACAACGGCAAGGCCTATGGCTGGAAGAGCAAGCAGTTCGTCACCGGTGTCGGCGGCATGGCCCTGAGCATCGGTCTCGGTGGTGTGGGAAGTCTCGCGGCTTCCATGGCGGTCACCAACACCGGTAAGGCAGCGGTCAGCGGCATCAACAACGCGGCGTCGACCCTCGTAGGCTGGTTCACGAGGTAG
- a CDS encoding GNAT family N-acetyltransferase, producing MIPSWPAVLVDGDVVLRPIKMSDQRAWREVNRRNREWLRPWEATVPPPAPSGPVAQRPTYRQMVRHLRSEAKAGRMLPFVIEYQGRLVGQLTVAGITWGSMCSGHVGYWVDSEVAGRGVMPTAVALAVDHCFRTVGLHRMEVCIRPENGPSRRVVEKLGFREEGMRPRYLHIDGAWRDHLVFALTVEEVPEGLLRRWRQARIK from the coding sequence ATGATCCCGTCCTGGCCCGCGGTCCTCGTGGACGGGGACGTCGTCCTCCGCCCGATAAAGATGAGCGACCAGCGGGCCTGGCGCGAGGTGAACCGGCGCAACCGCGAGTGGCTGCGGCCCTGGGAGGCGACGGTGCCGCCTCCGGCGCCGAGCGGCCCGGTCGCGCAGCGGCCGACGTACCGTCAGATGGTCCGCCATCTGCGGTCGGAGGCGAAGGCGGGCCGGATGCTGCCGTTCGTCATCGAGTACCAGGGGCGTCTCGTCGGGCAGTTGACGGTGGCCGGGATCACCTGGGGCTCGATGTGCTCGGGGCACGTGGGCTACTGGGTGGACAGCGAGGTGGCCGGGCGCGGGGTGATGCCGACGGCGGTCGCGCTCGCCGTCGACCACTGCTTCCGCACCGTCGGGCTGCACCGGATGGAGGTGTGCATCCGCCCGGAGAACGGCCCTTCGCGCCGGGTCGTCGAGAAGCTCGGCTTCCGCGAGGAGGGGATGCGGCCCCGCTATCTCCACATCGACGGCGCGTGGCGGGACCATCTGGTCTTCGCGCTGACGGTGGAGGAGGTGCCGGAGGGATTGCTGCGGCGCTGGCGGCAGGCAAGAATAAAATAA
- the glpR gene encoding gephyrin-like molybdotransferase receptor GlpR — protein MSSSGLIYAVIVGAWAAYLVPMWLRRQDELNEARPTERFSTAIRLLSGRAGMERRYAKELKERDRTAEGPTPDVDPDAATEQLSSVDVRAFSAPAARTEARLELPEPEPEPAPEPAPAPARPATSGAAAERARRGKVLARRRRTTTLLFAGFTLGAVVAAVGGVAFLWVPAVPALLLSAYIVHLRVQERRRFVYVMDRRRAEAAAARLRESRRPAPTPEPEADQAPVSTPPVSPQEAGRRALVEQTDHAEWVDQQRERGPARGDSWEPVPVPLPTYVTAPVAPRASSGVDITDPETWSAARSSTAADPTPAPSPAPRRRATPPRRGRDDGRTPLFDQYAEDDRPRAANE, from the coding sequence GTGAGCAGCAGCGGCCTCATCTACGCAGTCATCGTCGGGGCCTGGGCCGCCTACTTGGTGCCGATGTGGCTCCGCAGGCAGGACGAGCTGAACGAAGCCCGTCCGACGGAACGCTTCAGCACCGCCATCCGGCTGCTGTCCGGACGGGCGGGAATGGAGCGCCGGTACGCCAAGGAGCTCAAGGAGCGGGACCGTACGGCGGAGGGACCGACGCCCGACGTGGACCCGGACGCGGCGACCGAGCAACTGAGCTCGGTCGACGTCCGGGCCTTTTCCGCGCCCGCGGCCAGGACCGAGGCGCGCCTCGAACTCCCGGAGCCCGAGCCGGAACCCGCACCGGAGCCGGCCCCCGCGCCGGCGCGCCCCGCCACGAGCGGCGCGGCGGCCGAGCGGGCCCGCCGGGGCAAGGTCCTCGCCCGGCGCCGGCGCACCACGACGCTCCTCTTCGCCGGGTTCACCCTCGGCGCGGTCGTCGCGGCCGTCGGCGGTGTCGCCTTCCTCTGGGTGCCCGCGGTCCCGGCGCTGCTCCTGAGCGCGTACATCGTGCACCTGCGGGTCCAGGAGCGCCGCCGCTTCGTGTACGTGATGGACCGGCGCCGCGCGGAAGCGGCGGCGGCCCGGCTGCGCGAGAGCCGGCGCCCCGCCCCGACGCCCGAGCCGGAGGCCGACCAGGCCCCGGTCTCGACGCCGCCCGTGTCCCCGCAGGAGGCGGGCCGCCGCGCCCTGGTCGAGCAGACGGACCACGCGGAGTGGGTGGACCAGCAGCGCGAGCGCGGCCCGGCCCGCGGCGACAGCTGGGAGCCGGTCCCGGTCCCGCTCCCCACGTACGTGACGGCGCCGGTCGCCCCGCGCGCGTCGAGCGGCGTCGACATCACGGACCCGGAGACCTGGAGCGCGGCCCGCTCCTCCACGGCCGCCGACCCGACCCCGGCCCCGTCCCCGGCACCCCGCCGCCGCGCCACCCCGCCCCGCCGCGGCCGCGACGACGGCCGCACCCCCCTCTTCGACCAGTACGCGGAGGACGACCGCCCCCGGGCGGCCAACGAGTGA